The genomic stretch AAATAATCGGAAGCGCATCCCTCTCATCACCTATAATCACTACCGAAAAGAAAAGCAAAAGAAATATAAACAAGATCCTTACCAAGTAGCTCACTGGGATTACGATGCCGAAGGCGACTTTTTCACTTGCCCGAATAACCGGAAATTAGCGTTTCGGTACCTATCCGAAAGATGCGACAAATTTGGATTCAAGCGTCATTATCGCGTGTATGAATGTGACGATTGTACTGCTTGTCCCTTACGTGCAGAATGTACGAAAGCGAAAGAAGGAAACAACCGGAAAATCTATTACAACGAAAGATGGGAAAAACAAAAAGCATATACCCAGCAATTACTCAGCGAAAAAGAAACAGGGAAAATTTACGGGAAACGTAAAATAGATGTCGAGCCAGTCTTCGGATTTCTGAAGGCTCATTTGTGTTTCACTCGTTTCTCGGTACGAAGTAAAGAGAAAGTGGAAAACGAATTAGGATTCGCCTTCATGGCGGTGAACATCAGGAAGTTCACCGCCCGATCAGCAAGTATAGTAAGGAATTCAAAAAATATCAGATCAAAAAAGATCTCGGTCACCATTTTCCTGGTGACCGAGATCTTTTTTGTGTCAGAGAGGAGTTATGTCCCGCTCTCTTTTTAAGTATTATTATTCATTCTCTGTCTTTACTGATTGATTTAAGTATTCTTGCAGTTGATCCTTCAAATCTGGGCGATCTAGAGCAAATTCAATAGTTGCTTTAATGAAACCGAATTTATCACCTACATCATAACGATCACCACTGAACTCACAAGCGTAAACGGCTTGTTTCTTATTCAATTCCTTAATCGCATCTGTTAATTGAATCTCCCCACCTGCACCAGCAGGAAGAGTTTCCAAGATATCAAAGATTTCCGGTGTTAACACATAACGACCCATGATCGCATAGTTGGAAGGTGCTTCTTCTTTCTTCGGCTTCTCTACTAGATCGCTTACTTGTAATAGGTTAGGCTCGCTGGTTGATCCTTGTGGAGCAACCACACCATATTTGGATACTTCCGACTCAGGTACTTGTTGTACACCTACAATTGAACCACGGTACTTTTCGAAAGCATCTGTTAATTGTTTTAGTGCTGGTGTACCTTCCGTTTTAACAATATCATCACCAAGCAATACAGCGAATGGCTCATCTCCGATGAACTTCTTCGCTGTAGAAATAGCGTGGCCAAGTCCTTTGGCTTCTTTTTGACGGATATAATGAATATCCGCAAGGTTCGAAATGCCTTGGATTTCTTCAAGCATTTTCATTTTGTCCTTCTTGATAAGCTGATCTTCCAGCTCATAAGATTTGTCAAAATGGTCTTCAATAGCGCGCTTACCACGACCACTGACAATAATAATGTCCTCGATACCGGATTTCACTGCTTCCTCGACTATGTACTGGATTGTTGGCTTATCGACTATTGGCAGCATTTCTTTTGGCTGTGCTTTTGTTGCTGGCAGGAAACGTGTACCTAAACCTGCAGCGGGGATGATGGCTTTTTTGATTTTCATGCTTTCTGCACCTCTTTATGTAGTGTATGTAGATTGCGTATAGAGTGTTTCTTATATCTAAGAATAACATTTCCCGATTTAAAAGGGGTAAAACTATTTTTAGAGCTTCAACTAGCAACTCATACGAAAGTCCCTACCCACTTACTGAAACTGTAAAAATAGTAACATATGAAACTAGTTCGCTCAATAACTTCCTTTCTACATTTACCTACAATATATACAATGAATATTACAGTTACATTACAATGACGTAAATTCTGGTAAATTAGGTGACAAAATATGCTATAGTATGATTAATTTCTTGGAATATGAAAATAAAGGAGCAATTTACTAGAATGAAAAAGACGATTGTTACACTTGCTGCCTCTGCGGTTATCGCTAGTTCTTATGCCACGACAGCTGACGCTGCATCCTATAAAGTACAAAGTGGTGACTCGCTTTGGAAGATTGCGAGCAAATACGACACGTCCGTTTCCGAATTGAAGAAAATCAATAACTTGTCCAGTAGCTTGATTTTTCCAAATCAAGTTTTAAAGACTTCTGGATCTTCTAAATCAACAAGTAACTCTACTACGAAGACTTCTTCATCATCTTCTAGCAGTTCATCTACATATACTGTTAAATCCGGTGATACGTTAAGTGGTATTGCACATAAACATAATATTTCTTTGAACGATCTAAAG from Terribacillus sp. DMT04 encodes the following:
- the galU gene encoding UTP--glucose-1-phosphate uridylyltransferase GalU → MKIKKAIIPAAGLGTRFLPATKAQPKEMLPIVDKPTIQYIVEEAVKSGIEDIIIVSGRGKRAIEDHFDKSYELEDQLIKKDKMKMLEEIQGISNLADIHYIRQKEAKGLGHAISTAKKFIGDEPFAVLLGDDIVKTEGTPALKQLTDAFEKYRGSIVGVQQVPESEVSKYGVVAPQGSTSEPNLLQVSDLVEKPKKEEAPSNYAIMGRYVLTPEIFDILETLPAGAGGEIQLTDAIKELNKKQAVYACEFSGDRYDVGDKFGFIKATIEFALDRPDLKDQLQEYLNQSVKTENE